One segment of Aquimarina sp. BL5 DNA contains the following:
- a CDS encoding DNA helicase PriA, which translates to MEEEKKVFSEQKKSCVNCGAELTYKPGTTQITCDYCGHEETIVQHEDGFKELELKPYLDEMGSLSHSEEIMMLHCKNCGANQHIEENYKSLHCVYCTMPLIIEDAYKEDWILPGAVLPFQFDQKKSHQIFSKWVKGLWFAPNNLQKAALDPEHTKGLYLPYWTFDAQLYATYTGQRGDYYYVSVPYTTTVNGKSVQRTRQERRTRWSPASGNVNGFVDDTLIKASHQRKNPIPSKIAHWNLQSLEPFNTSFLAGFVTEKYTIPLKDGHLSSTQEAERIARSWARHDIGGDTQRVHSINMSLSEETFKHILLPVYISAYKYNGKKYNFFVNGQTGKISGKRPYSFWKIFFFSLFIIAIILLIIWLANTYGGQ; encoded by the coding sequence ATGGAAGAAGAGAAAAAAGTATTTTCTGAACAAAAAAAATCTTGTGTTAATTGTGGTGCCGAACTAACCTATAAACCTGGAACTACTCAGATTACCTGTGATTATTGTGGACATGAGGAAACTATTGTACAGCACGAAGATGGTTTTAAAGAATTAGAACTAAAACCGTATCTGGATGAAATGGGATCTCTTTCTCATTCTGAAGAGATTATGATGCTTCATTGTAAAAATTGCGGTGCAAACCAGCATATTGAAGAAAATTATAAATCGCTTCACTGCGTATATTGTACAATGCCTTTGATCATAGAAGATGCCTACAAGGAAGATTGGATTCTTCCTGGCGCAGTATTACCATTTCAGTTCGATCAGAAAAAATCACATCAAATATTTTCTAAATGGGTAAAAGGATTATGGTTTGCTCCTAATAATCTTCAGAAAGCCGCCTTAGATCCAGAACATACCAAAGGCTTGTATTTACCTTATTGGACATTTGACGCACAATTATATGCAACTTATACAGGGCAAAGAGGGGATTATTATTATGTAAGTGTTCCCTATACTACTACGGTTAATGGAAAATCAGTACAACGAACAAGACAAGAAAGAAGAACTAGGTGGAGCCCAGCAAGTGGTAATGTTAACGGTTTTGTAGATGATACTCTTATAAAAGCTTCTCATCAGCGTAAAAATCCTATACCGTCTAAAATTGCTCATTGGAATCTTCAATCTTTAGAGCCATTTAACACTAGTTTTTTGGCTGGTTTTGTTACCGAAAAATACACGATACCTTTAAAAGATGGTCATTTGTCTTCTACGCAAGAAGCCGAAAGGATAGCACGCTCTTGGGCACGTCACGATATTGGTGGTGATACACAACGGGTACATTCTATTAATATGAGTTTATCAGAAGAAACCTTTAAACATATCTTACTTCCTGTTTATATCAGTGCTTATAAATATAATGGAAAGAAATACAATTTCTTTGTCAATGGACAAACAGGAAAGATCTCCGGAAAAAGACCTTATTCTTTTTGGAAAATATTTTTCTTTAGCCTTTTTATTATTGCCATAATTCTGCTTATAATTTGGTTAGCAAATACGTATGGGGGTCAATAA
- a CDS encoding T9SS type A sorting domain-containing protein encodes MNTILQCLKRGLCVCTLVFTTYSVTSQTQQLKTSADPKPNKGHQLYKQTKMFDSKKGSTDSKTPLERKGDNAIERSEFEFARLKNPYTGKIPDGIRKAELQFSGKINTSDDSEKSLATAPKSSKAGRFSFWKNRGPFNVGGRTRALAIDRTNENVILAGGVSGGLWRSENGGQSWRKVTRSFQSPSITAIVQDPRPRHSFTWYYASGERSGNSAGAGGAFYQGSGIYKSRNGGRTWELLRATINEDVGVFSVDAPFDLINSIVIDPTNGDVYAGTITGVQRSQDGGNTFTEVLSGGFDTFAEVTISSTGQLYATMDSGSAPNNGYFTSEDGGNTWTEITPDFLPEAYGRSVMGIDPSNEDIVYFFTANQTQGIASPAFLHRYNASASEEEPWTDLTGNLPGDIGSRGGTFNIQGGYDMVVKVSPSDSNLVFVGGTNLYRSTTGFTTPAGAGDWIAGYSSSTPEAFNLYTNNHPDQHALLFYPSNPNRVLNGHDGGVSVTEDITAVNPGEPVTWTSLSNGYLTTQPYHVAFDPEPNTDDLVAGFQDNGTWFTNSTDSDAIWQSDFGGDGAYSAIADNGRTRYVSSQGGNVFRFNFDEEGVFESFSAVEPAGAAGFAFINPFILDPNNDNIMYMPAGNTIWRNNDLDELPLFTNTNATENWVNITSSSTPDGSTISALEVSKFPVANRLYYGTNSGIVFRMDNANIDNQQAVDITSGKGLPAGFVNDINIDPSNADRVIVTYSNYGIPSVFVTEDGGDTWTNISGNLEENADGTGNGPSVRSTAFLGGSTSRIGARLQRIFAATSTGLYSTRGLNGQNTVWRKENFAIGNAVTDEVVTRKDGFIAVASHGNGLFSARFPINANPLPESNLSVAFLLDDFGVDENNEETVIDVTGLFVQSQGLPIDIELINSDPELVTTVLSGNTLTLSYTPDSVGAASIGLIATSGEEQVSEGFTVTVSEPSIYEQTNTQIGTLPSQNFLDFGGLAQSADDFTVPEGNTWNIDRILAFGGLRGTPSFNSATIVIYENNAGLPGDEIYNSGGIAPISELDNSNLNILLPEIVTLKSGEYWISIYVNLAFNPGTNQWFWASQDNVIGEETQFRDAANIFGLGATDWSTASVVFERTPLDQIFQIFGDIIGSDIEPIVPEAEAPLTTLDFTKDIAVYPNPSSNEFFFNLGDTISKSSKSVSINIFNSTGNLIHTISDVNSSANITWDASSLASGLYYAKISGTKSNTVVKLLKR; translated from the coding sequence ATGAATACAATTCTGCAATGCCTCAAAAGAGGTCTGTGTGTTTGTACATTGGTTTTCACAACCTATTCTGTAACTTCTCAAACACAACAATTAAAAACGAGTGCTGATCCAAAACCGAATAAAGGTCATCAGTTGTATAAGCAAACAAAAATGTTTGATAGCAAAAAAGGATCTACAGATTCAAAAACACCCCTTGAGCGGAAAGGTGACAATGCTATTGAACGATCAGAATTTGAGTTTGCTCGTTTAAAAAACCCTTATACTGGAAAAATTCCTGATGGCATTAGAAAAGCTGAGCTTCAGTTTTCTGGTAAGATCAATACTAGTGATGATTCTGAAAAATCACTTGCAACAGCTCCGAAATCTTCGAAAGCAGGTAGATTTTCTTTCTGGAAAAACAGAGGGCCGTTTAATGTAGGCGGCAGAACTCGTGCTTTGGCTATTGATCGTACAAACGAAAATGTAATTCTTGCAGGAGGTGTTTCTGGAGGTCTTTGGAGATCTGAAAACGGAGGCCAGTCTTGGAGAAAAGTGACAAGGTCTTTCCAGAGCCCAAGTATTACAGCAATTGTACAAGACCCAAGACCAAGACATAGTTTTACTTGGTATTATGCATCAGGTGAGCGTTCGGGTAATTCTGCAGGAGCAGGTGGTGCTTTTTATCAAGGGTCGGGTATATACAAATCACGAAATGGTGGTCGTACTTGGGAACTCCTTAGAGCCACAATCAATGAAGATGTTGGTGTTTTTTCTGTTGATGCTCCTTTTGATTTGATTAATTCTATTGTCATAGATCCTACCAATGGAGACGTTTATGCAGGAACAATAACTGGTGTTCAGAGATCACAAGATGGAGGAAATACATTTACAGAGGTACTATCAGGTGGGTTTGATACTTTTGCCGAAGTGACAATTTCTTCAACGGGTCAGTTGTACGCAACTATGGATTCTGGTAGTGCACCAAATAATGGTTATTTTACCTCTGAAGATGGAGGAAATACTTGGACAGAAATTACTCCGGATTTTTTACCAGAAGCATATGGTAGGTCCGTTATGGGTATAGACCCGTCAAATGAAGATATTGTATATTTTTTTACTGCAAATCAAACTCAAGGTATAGCTTCGCCAGCATTTTTGCATAGATATAATGCATCTGCATCTGAAGAAGAACCTTGGACCGATCTTACAGGGAACCTTCCTGGAGATATTGGTTCAAGAGGCGGAACTTTTAATATTCAGGGTGGATATGATATGGTCGTTAAAGTAAGCCCTTCGGATTCTAATTTAGTATTTGTTGGAGGAACTAACTTATATAGATCTACAACAGGATTTACAACTCCAGCGGGAGCAGGAGATTGGATAGCGGGATATAGTTCTTCTACACCAGAGGCATTTAACCTATATACTAATAATCATCCAGATCAACACGCCTTATTATTTTATCCATCAAATCCGAATAGAGTATTAAATGGACATGACGGAGGGGTATCTGTAACCGAAGATATTACAGCTGTTAATCCAGGAGAACCAGTAACTTGGACTTCTTTAAGTAATGGATATTTAACTACACAACCTTATCACGTGGCATTCGATCCAGAACCAAATACAGATGATTTAGTGGCTGGATTCCAAGATAATGGAACGTGGTTTACGAATTCTACTGATTCTGATGCTATTTGGCAATCGGATTTTGGAGGGGATGGAGCTTATAGTGCAATTGCTGATAATGGGAGAACTCGTTATGTTTCTTCTCAAGGAGGTAACGTGTTTAGGTTTAATTTTGATGAAGAAGGAGTTTTTGAATCATTCTCCGCAGTAGAGCCTGCGGGAGCTGCGGGTTTTGCTTTTATCAATCCATTTATTCTTGATCCCAATAATGATAACATTATGTATATGCCAGCAGGAAATACTATCTGGAGGAATAATGATCTCGATGAATTGCCTTTATTTACGAATACAAATGCAACAGAAAACTGGGTGAATATTACAAGTTCATCAACGCCTGATGGATCGACAATAAGTGCGTTAGAAGTTTCTAAATTTCCAGTAGCTAATAGATTGTATTACGGTACAAATTCCGGGATCGTATTTAGAATGGACAATGCTAATATAGATAATCAGCAAGCTGTGGACATAACTTCAGGAAAAGGATTACCTGCAGGTTTTGTCAATGATATTAATATAGATCCATCTAATGCGGATAGAGTAATTGTTACGTATTCTAACTACGGAATTCCTAGTGTCTTTGTTACAGAAGACGGAGGAGATACCTGGACAAATATTAGTGGTAATTTAGAAGAAAATGCAGATGGTACGGGTAATGGTCCTTCTGTTAGAAGTACAGCATTTTTAGGTGGTAGTACGAGTAGAATAGGAGCTAGGTTACAGAGAATATTTGCGGCGACAAGTACAGGCTTATATTCTACTAGAGGATTGAATGGACAAAATACGGTATGGAGAAAAGAGAATTTTGCTATAGGTAATGCAGTAACCGATGAGGTAGTTACTAGAAAAGATGGATTTATAGCAGTTGCTTCTCATGGAAATGGACTGTTTAGTGCGCGTTTTCCAATAAACGCTAATCCATTACCAGAATCTAACTTGAGTGTTGCTTTTTTATTGGATGATTTTGGAGTAGATGAAAATAACGAGGAAACAGTAATAGACGTAACAGGTTTGTTTGTACAATCGCAGGGATTACCAATTGATATTGAATTAATAAATTCTGATCCAGAATTAGTAACGACTGTGTTATCTGGTAATACGCTAACATTATCTTATACTCCTGATTCTGTTGGGGCTGCTTCTATTGGATTGATTGCTACCTCTGGAGAAGAACAAGTTTCTGAAGGTTTTACAGTAACCGTATCAGAGCCGTCAATCTATGAGCAGACGAACACTCAAATAGGAACATTACCGTCTCAGAATTTCTTGGATTTTGGAGGATTAGCACAATCAGCTGATGATTTTACTGTACCCGAAGGAAACACTTGGAATATTGATAGGATACTGGCATTTGGAGGACTCCGAGGAACCCCTTCTTTCAATAGTGCTACCATAGTGATTTATGAGAATAATGCTGGATTACCGGGTGATGAGATCTATAACAGTGGAGGCATTGCTCCAATATCAGAACTTGATAATTCTAATCTAAATATTCTTCTTCCGGAAATAGTTACGCTGAAGAGTGGTGAATATTGGATCTCTATATATGTAAACCTGGCGTTTAATCCAGGAACAAATCAGTGGTTTTGGGCTTCGCAGGATAATGTTATAGGAGAAGAAACACAATTCAGAGATGCGGCTAATATTTTTGGATTAGGGGCAACAGATTGGTCAACAGCTTCTGTCGTTTTTGAAAGAACACCTTTAGATCAAATTTTTCAAATTTTTGGCGATATTATAGGCTCTGATATAGAACCTATTGTACCTGAAGCTGAAGCTCCATTAACGACATTAGATTTTACAAAAGATATTGCTGTATATCCTAATCCATCGAGTAATGAATTTTTCTTTAATCTTGGAGACACTATTTCGAAATCAAGTAAAAGTGTAAGCATCAATATTTTTAATAGTACAGGTAATTTAATACATACTATATCTGATGTTAATTCTAGCGCTAATATTACTTGGGACGCATCAAGTTTGGCATCTGGATTATATTATGCAAAAATCTCAGGAACAAAATCCAATACCGTTGTTAAATTACTAAAGAGATAG